In Nakamurella antarctica, the following are encoded in one genomic region:
- the priA gene encoding bifunctional 1-(5-phosphoribosyl)-5-((5-phosphoribosylamino)methylideneamino)imidazole-4-carboxamide isomerase/phosphoribosylanthranilate isomerase PriA, with product MRFELLPAVDVADAQAVRLVQGRAGTETSYGSPLEAALAWQQDGAEWVHLVDLDAAFGRGTNADLLAEVVGRLDIKVEMSGGIRDDESLAAALATGCTRVNIGTAALENPEWCAKIISEFGDKIAIGLDVRGSTLAARGWTQDGGDIWETITRLESQGCARYVVTDVTKDGTLLGPNIELLQKVCAVTKAPVVASGGISSLDDLRALATLRSLGIEGSIVGKALYAGNFTLPEALQAVAGY from the coding sequence GTGCGATTCGAACTCCTGCCCGCAGTTGACGTGGCCGATGCCCAAGCTGTTCGCCTGGTCCAAGGCCGAGCCGGAACGGAGACCTCCTACGGCTCGCCGCTGGAAGCTGCTCTGGCGTGGCAGCAGGACGGCGCCGAATGGGTCCACCTGGTTGATCTAGATGCCGCATTTGGCCGTGGTACCAACGCGGATCTGCTCGCCGAGGTCGTCGGCAGGCTCGATATTAAGGTCGAGATGAGCGGCGGCATCAGGGATGACGAGTCCTTGGCGGCGGCGTTGGCCACCGGCTGCACGCGCGTCAATATTGGCACCGCAGCCTTGGAAAACCCCGAATGGTGCGCCAAGATTATTAGCGAATTCGGGGACAAGATTGCAATTGGGCTCGACGTTCGGGGATCCACCCTGGCCGCGCGTGGTTGGACCCAGGACGGCGGCGACATCTGGGAAACCATTACCCGCCTGGAATCTCAGGGCTGTGCGCGCTATGTGGTCACTGATGTGACCAAGGACGGGACACTCCTCGGCCCCAATATTGAGCTGCTGCAAAAAGTGTGTGCGGTAACCAAGGCTCCGGTTGTAGCTTCTGGCGGAATCTCGAGCCTGGACGACCTTCGTGCCCTGGCAACGCTGCGGTCGCTGGGGATCGAGGGCAGCATCGTGGGGAAAGCGCTGTATGCGGGCAACTTCACCCTGCCCGAGGCGCTGCAAGCCGTCGCCGGGTACTGA
- the hisI gene encoding phosphoribosyl-AMP cyclohydrolase, with product MPVHDQAAPTEEPLDISEISFNEAGLVCAVAQQFDTLEVLMVAWMDETALRATLTTGTATYFSRSRQRQWVKGETSGHTQRVLQVRYDCDGDTVLMLVDQQGAACHTGSRTCFDGRVLAAPSYTLEPDFR from the coding sequence ATGCCCGTCCACGACCAGGCGGCGCCTACTGAAGAGCCCCTCGATATCAGTGAGATCTCCTTCAACGAAGCGGGTCTGGTGTGCGCTGTGGCCCAACAGTTCGACACCCTCGAGGTACTGATGGTGGCGTGGATGGACGAAACCGCACTACGGGCAACGCTGACAACCGGGACAGCCACCTACTTTTCACGCTCCCGTCAGCGGCAATGGGTCAAGGGAGAGACCTCCGGACATACCCAGCGAGTGCTGCAAGTTCGCTACGACTGCGACGGTGACACCGTGCTGATGCTGGTGGATCAGCAGGGCGCGGCCTGCCACACCGGCAGCCGAACGTGTTTCGACGGCAGGGTTCTCGCTGCGCCGAGCTACACGCTTGAGCCAGACTTTCGGTAG
- a CDS encoding peptidoglycan-binding domain-containing protein, which yields MPNLPEVPAQSAQSPDLLAGSTAAGMETGNGEAFMDVANWEPERTTPTNTAGWIVGALAALAVVAVLVAIVFVVVDNKSAKSVALPDAPPSRTSSTSTVQTTPTSRSAPSATSANAIAPPQSAAPIATTEITVTVEAQASVPSADAATSAASLTSSAETTAPISMDAPLNYGRGGPDREIACNSGYIVQVASAVSDADFEALVAQLRAANELPANISVASTGGSCQIFSSQTNTIVAYAGPFPDKYAACAARLAAAPDSFIRGTTPETAREYVSCLCPAGIDTLPVITDGSTGAWVGELQRVLANKLNYKIPDVNAVWGTYSASTREAVTRFQTDEGLPASGQVDAATWQRLQGAQC from the coding sequence GTGCCGAATCTGCCAGAGGTCCCCGCCCAGTCCGCTCAATCCCCAGATTTGCTGGCCGGCTCCACAGCGGCAGGCATGGAAACCGGGAACGGCGAAGCGTTCATGGATGTAGCCAACTGGGAGCCCGAACGCACCACACCAACGAACACCGCGGGGTGGATCGTGGGCGCCCTCGCAGCTCTTGCGGTAGTCGCCGTCCTTGTTGCCATTGTTTTCGTCGTCGTCGATAACAAGAGCGCCAAGTCGGTGGCGCTGCCTGACGCGCCACCCTCCCGTACCTCATCTACCTCGACAGTTCAGACCACGCCGACCTCGCGTTCGGCTCCTTCGGCGACGTCGGCGAATGCGATCGCACCGCCGCAGTCCGCAGCTCCGATCGCCACCACCGAAATCACCGTCACGGTCGAAGCGCAGGCCAGCGTGCCCAGCGCTGACGCGGCCACTTCCGCTGCGAGCCTCACCTCGAGCGCAGAGACAACGGCGCCCATCAGCATGGATGCTCCGCTGAATTACGGCCGGGGCGGTCCAGACCGCGAGATCGCTTGCAACAGCGGCTATATCGTCCAAGTCGCGTCGGCTGTCTCCGATGCCGACTTCGAGGCGTTGGTCGCCCAACTCCGCGCGGCGAACGAACTGCCCGCCAACATCTCGGTCGCGAGCACTGGGGGGTCGTGCCAGATCTTCTCCTCTCAGACCAACACGATCGTTGCCTACGCGGGGCCTTTCCCGGACAAGTACGCCGCGTGTGCGGCGCGACTGGCGGCTGCACCGGACTCGTTCATTAGGGGCACGACACCGGAAACAGCCAGGGAATACGTCTCGTGCCTCTGTCCCGCTGGCATTGACACGCTTCCGGTCATCACCGACGGGTCGACCGGAGCCTGGGTGGGGGAACTGCAGCGGGTCTTGGCGAACAAACTGAACTATAAGATTCCCGATGTCAACGCCGTCTGGGGCACCTACAGCGCCAGTACGCGGGAGGCTGTGACGAGGTTCCAAACGGATGAGGGCCTCCCCGCCAGCGGCCAGGTGGATGCTGCAACGTGGCAGCGGCTGCAGGGAGCGCAGTGCTGA
- a CDS encoding GNAT family N-acetyltransferase: MKIVEISMLDLEAIAACGWQGTHTAHVGKWLLRAGSGFTGRANSVLPLGAADRPLDDALEVVDEFYSRAQLPPQFQLPFTAATPHPLAPSLIERGWRAEDLTNVLTTSIAGLPAVSGRPLPPAQFAAAPNHRWLSGYLYRGAPLPPGALAVLTRADSPVFLTLTDTVTDSLLAVARGIVTDGWLGITAVTVAAQHRRRGIASHVLTELAGWARQRGAHSVYLQVDAGNAAALALYRGAGFVVQHQYEYYRKSGSSV; this comes from the coding sequence GTGAAAATTGTCGAGATCTCGATGCTGGACCTCGAGGCCATCGCTGCATGTGGCTGGCAGGGAACCCACACCGCGCATGTTGGCAAGTGGCTCCTTCGAGCAGGTTCCGGCTTCACCGGACGCGCTAACTCGGTACTCCCCCTCGGCGCGGCCGATAGACCCCTCGATGACGCCCTCGAGGTTGTTGATGAGTTCTATTCGCGAGCTCAGCTACCACCGCAATTCCAGCTGCCTTTCACCGCTGCAACGCCCCACCCGCTGGCTCCCTCTTTGATCGAAAGAGGCTGGCGCGCAGAGGATTTGACGAACGTCCTGACTACCTCGATAGCGGGTCTGCCCGCTGTCAGCGGTCGCCCACTGCCCCCCGCCCAATTTGCCGCCGCGCCCAACCACCGCTGGCTCAGCGGATACCTCTATCGCGGTGCTCCATTGCCGCCGGGCGCACTGGCCGTACTGACCCGGGCAGATTCGCCCGTGTTCCTCACCCTCACAGACACCGTCACGGACAGCCTGCTCGCTGTAGCGCGCGGAATCGTCACTGACGGCTGGCTTGGTATCACCGCCGTTACTGTTGCGGCGCAGCACCGAAGGCGCGGCATTGCCAGTCACGTTCTGACCGAACTCGCCGGGTGGGCGCGCCAGCGGGGCGCGCACTCGGTGTACTTACAGGTGGATGCAGGCAATGCCGCCGCGCTGGCCCTCTACCGCGGCGCCGGATTCGTCGTGCAACACCAGTACGAGTACTACCGAAAGTCTGGCTCAAGCGTGTAG
- a CDS encoding THUMP-like domain-containing protein: protein MSYRFTQTDLDYLRSDVGKHALAQFTGLAIDDRSMLADLTKVRKHTADHGTAVVETIRLRRRAIAKLGARSATWLLTDEALQQASPEPVAAHRARRLTGLAIHDVTCSIGADLVHLSRTASVAIGSDLHPIRAQMAAFNMATTGERAEIVVADALVPVSRGLLPYADPARRDGAGRRILSADTVPRVADLDEVWAHRPPVLRVPPGIDYEALARPGEVEIVSLDGSAREAVLWPQELARVARRATVLLSGGEGYELTSDDSDDIPVAPVGAWIVDPDAAVVRSHLVRHFAARHGLWQLDPHLAYLTGNLPPRVGRAFKVLDSAPYSERTVGEWLQKDGAGTVEIKVRGVDIEPDALRVRLRKYLTGPKSVDRTIVLARVGRNSMAYLTLAALAP from the coding sequence GTGAGCTATCGATTCACCCAGACAGATCTGGACTATCTTCGCAGCGACGTCGGGAAGCACGCCCTCGCCCAGTTCACGGGCCTTGCCATTGACGACCGCTCGATGCTCGCGGACCTGACGAAAGTGCGCAAACATACCGCCGATCACGGCACTGCGGTGGTGGAAACCATTCGGCTGCGACGGCGCGCGATAGCCAAGCTGGGAGCGCGGTCGGCGACATGGCTGCTGACGGACGAAGCACTGCAGCAGGCCTCCCCGGAACCGGTTGCGGCGCACCGAGCCCGCCGGCTAACCGGGTTGGCCATCCACGATGTGACCTGCTCGATCGGGGCAGACCTCGTGCACCTGAGCCGCACCGCTTCGGTGGCCATTGGTTCGGACTTGCACCCCATCCGGGCGCAGATGGCTGCATTCAATATGGCGACAACGGGGGAGCGCGCTGAGATTGTGGTGGCAGACGCGCTGGTACCCGTCTCACGTGGGCTGTTGCCCTATGCCGATCCAGCTCGGCGGGACGGAGCGGGCCGCAGAATCTTGTCGGCCGACACGGTTCCGCGGGTGGCAGATCTTGACGAGGTCTGGGCGCACCGCCCACCCGTGCTGCGAGTGCCGCCCGGCATCGACTACGAGGCGCTGGCTCGGCCCGGTGAAGTAGAAATTGTGTCCCTCGATGGCTCGGCGCGCGAGGCGGTGCTGTGGCCACAGGAGCTTGCGCGCGTGGCCCGACGGGCGACGGTGCTGCTTTCGGGAGGCGAAGGGTACGAGTTGACCTCCGACGACAGCGACGACATCCCCGTCGCACCCGTCGGAGCCTGGATTGTGGATCCGGATGCAGCCGTCGTCAGGTCGCATCTGGTGCGTCATTTTGCGGCCCGCCATGGCCTGTGGCAGCTTGACCCACACCTGGCCTACTTGACCGGTAACCTCCCGCCCAGGGTGGGAAGAGCATTTAAAGTGCTGGACAGTGCGCCGTACAGCGAGCGCACCGTCGGTGAATGGCTCCAAAAAGACGGGGCCGGGACTGTGGAAATCAAGGTGCGCGGTGTGGACATCGAGCCGGATGCGTTACGGGTTCGACTGCGCAAATATCTCACCGGCCCGAAATCCGTGGACAGAACGATTGTGTTGGCCAGGGTGGGGCGAAACTCGATGGCCTACCTGACGCTCGCAGCGCTAGCCCCCTGA
- the kynA gene encoding tryptophan 2,3-dioxygenase, with translation MTADNTRAIEEGVVQDFRQNLSYSQYLHLDELLASQHLISRPEHHDELLFIIQHQTSELWLKLVLHELRSVRDCLAVDELRPALKQLARVKHIQRTLTEQWSVLATLTPTEYSQFRGFLGTSSGFQSHQYRAVEFLLGNKNAPMLKVFEHDPAVHRMLAELLEQPSIYDEFLRYLHRHGHDIPESILTRDLTTAHVFTPELVTVFRKIYENATDQWEAYEACEELVDLEENFQLWRFRHMKTVERTIGFKRGTGGSSGVDFLRKALDLTFFPELYAVRTEVGM, from the coding sequence ATGACCGCAGACAACACGAGGGCGATTGAAGAGGGCGTGGTGCAGGACTTCCGCCAAAACCTTTCCTACAGCCAGTATTTGCACTTGGACGAGCTTTTGGCATCCCAGCACCTGATCTCACGCCCTGAACACCACGACGAATTACTTTTCATCATCCAGCACCAGACGTCAGAGCTCTGGCTCAAACTGGTGCTTCACGAATTGAGATCGGTCCGCGACTGCCTCGCCGTCGACGAACTTCGTCCGGCGCTCAAACAGCTGGCTAGGGTGAAGCATATTCAGCGGACGCTCACAGAACAGTGGTCGGTTCTAGCGACGTTGACCCCCACGGAATATTCTCAATTTCGCGGTTTTCTGGGAACCTCATCCGGCTTTCAGTCGCATCAGTACCGCGCCGTGGAGTTCCTACTCGGTAACAAGAATGCACCGATGCTGAAGGTCTTCGAACACGACCCGGCAGTGCACCGGATGCTGGCGGAATTGTTGGAACAACCCAGTATTTACGACGAGTTTCTCCGCTACCTCCATCGGCACGGTCATGATATTCCCGAGTCCATTTTGACCAGGGACTTGACGACGGCGCACGTGTTCACCCCCGAGTTGGTCACGGTCTTCCGCAAGATTTATGAAAACGCCACGGACCAGTGGGAGGCGTACGAGGCCTGCGAAGAGTTGGTGGACTTGGAGGAGAATTTCCAGCTTTGGCGGTTCCGTCATATGAAGACGGTGGAACGAACAATCGGTTTCAAACGCGGCACCGGCGGCTCCAGTGGTGTTGATTTTTTGCGAAAAGCCCTGGATCTCACGTTCTTTCCGGAGCTGTACGCAGTCCGCACCGAAGTCGGTATGTAG
- a CDS encoding RHS repeat-associated core domain-containing protein has product MDGLLTNYAWSPQNRLTHIVRDGRTTDNTYDGIGRLQTSTDTTTTPTPGNAGGGAGGGSGGGMVGQPTVTSSVWDGLSVLTQTNPASGTTSMVRDVTGNVAIQTSTLTIPGTGIRWNLTDAQGSPIAQTIGGAVTEQATYGDYGNQTFNTPGWNATVGFGGEITDPTNDLNSYYARQYDPVTATWLSPDPYQGSVSASQTQNRYAFVSGNPTTNTDFLGYCYQNYTTGNYIGVNCGGKPIGPGLETFTSEKSVGNAATGPVRNLTTTTTRNSPHTFPKPWPPRKATRKTTLSGATRRRPRVEATPSRAATSLLLIGPAETVLA; this is encoded by the coding sequence GTGGATGGTTTGCTGACCAACTACGCGTGGTCCCCGCAAAACCGGCTCACCCACATCGTGAGGGACGGCCGAACCACCGATAACACCTACGACGGTATCGGCCGGCTGCAAACCAGCACCGACACCACCACCACACCCACTCCCGGCAATGCTGGCGGCGGTGCGGGCGGCGGCAGTGGGGGCGGCATGGTGGGGCAACCCACTGTGACTTCCAGTGTCTGGGACGGCCTGAGTGTCCTCACCCAAACCAACCCTGCCTCCGGTACCACCAGCATGGTTCGGGATGTCACCGGCAACGTCGCTATCCAAACCTCCACGTTGACCATCCCCGGCACCGGTATCAGGTGGAACCTCACCGACGCCCAGGGCTCACCCATAGCGCAAACCATTGGCGGCGCTGTCACCGAACAGGCCACCTACGGTGACTATGGGAATCAGACGTTCAACACTCCTGGTTGGAACGCAACAGTTGGGTTCGGCGGCGAGATCACTGATCCCACCAACGATTTGAACTCCTACTACGCCCGCCAATACGACCCCGTCACCGCCACCTGGCTCAGCCCCGACCCCTACCAGGGGTCAGTGTCAGCGTCGCAAACCCAAAACAGGTATGCATTCGTCTCAGGGAACCCCACCACCAACACGGACTTTCTCGGGTACTGCTACCAGAACTACACCACCGGTAACTACATCGGAGTCAACTGCGGCGGGAAACCAATCGGACCTGGGCTGGAAACGTTCACCAGCGAGAAGTCCGTCGGAAACGCCGCCACCGGACCAGTCCGAAACCTCACCACGACCACCACACGCAACAGCCCCCATACGTTCCCAAAGCCGTGGCCACCACGAAAAGCAACGAGAAAAACGACACTCAGTGGAGCGACCCGACGGCGCCCAAGAGTGGAAGCGACCCCATCGCGAGCAGCAACGTCGCTGTTACTCATCGGTCCTGCGGAGACAGTCTTAGCCTGA
- a CDS encoding ABC transporter ATP-binding protein — protein sequence MPVRATSGVSVVPSPDSVVHLNEVTVRRGSTVLLDRVSVDIRSRERWVVLGPNGAGKTTLLQIAAAQMHPTSGRAHVLGARLGAVDLSQVRPLIGISSAALAARVPSGETVLNVVVSAGYGVIGRWREDYEELDFARARELLAAMGIERFADRMYGTLSEGERKRTLAARALMTDPELLLLDEPAAGLDLGGREDLLRRLDVLALDPASPATILVTHHVEEIPIAFTHLLLLREGRVVAAGPLANVLNQGNLSTTFGMELQLDTRDGRYFAHAR from the coding sequence ATCCCCGTTCGCGCCACCTCCGGCGTTTCCGTTGTTCCGAGCCCGGATTCGGTGGTGCACCTGAACGAGGTGACCGTTCGGCGGGGCAGTACTGTGCTGCTCGACCGCGTGAGCGTTGATATCCGGTCCCGCGAACGCTGGGTAGTTCTCGGACCTAACGGTGCGGGCAAAACGACGCTGCTGCAGATCGCCGCGGCACAGATGCACCCGACATCCGGCCGTGCACATGTGCTCGGCGCGCGACTCGGCGCCGTCGACCTTTCCCAGGTGCGGCCGCTGATCGGAATTTCTTCTGCGGCGCTTGCCGCCCGGGTCCCCTCCGGCGAAACGGTACTGAATGTGGTGGTCTCGGCGGGGTATGGCGTCATAGGTAGGTGGCGTGAGGACTACGAAGAACTCGACTTCGCTCGGGCCCGAGAACTTCTTGCCGCGATGGGCATAGAGCGTTTCGCGGACCGCATGTACGGGACGTTGTCGGAAGGGGAGCGAAAGCGGACGCTGGCCGCCCGGGCGTTGATGACCGACCCAGAGCTGCTTTTGCTCGATGAGCCCGCTGCAGGGCTTGACCTCGGAGGCCGAGAGGATCTCTTGCGCCGACTGGACGTTCTGGCACTGGATCCGGCATCGCCTGCGACCATTTTGGTGACGCACCACGTCGAAGAAATTCCGATCGCTTTCACGCACCTCCTGCTACTTCGGGAGGGCAGGGTTGTTGCGGCGGGCCCACTTGCAAATGTGCTCAACCAGGGCAACCTCTCCACCACCTTCGGTATGGAGTTGCAGCTCGATACGCGGGATGGCAGGTATTTCGCTCACGCCCGCTAA
- the hisF gene encoding imidazole glycerol phosphate synthase subunit HisF: protein MAVAIRVIPCLDVDNGRVVKGVNFVDLVDAGDPVEMARFYDAEGADELTFLDITATSDNRDSAYEMIRRTAEQVFIPLTVGGGVREVADIDALLRAGADKVSINSAAVARPEFIAEAARQFGSQCVVLAVDARRVPADSRIDLASGFEVTTHGGRRGTGIDAIEWMARAEEAGAGEILLTSMDADGTKAGFDTAMLAAARAAVRVPLIASGGAGELDHFCGAVDAGADAVLAASVFHFGKFRIHQVKDSLDAHGLTVRHTPVPAR from the coding sequence ATGGCTGTGGCGATCCGCGTGATTCCGTGTCTTGACGTCGACAATGGACGGGTGGTCAAGGGCGTCAACTTCGTCGACCTCGTTGACGCGGGGGACCCGGTGGAAATGGCCCGGTTCTATGACGCCGAGGGCGCTGATGAGTTGACGTTTCTCGACATCACCGCCACCAGCGACAATCGCGACTCAGCTTACGAGATGATCCGGCGCACCGCCGAACAGGTATTTATCCCATTAACGGTCGGCGGCGGCGTGCGCGAGGTTGCCGATATCGACGCGTTGCTCCGCGCTGGCGCGGACAAAGTGTCCATTAACTCAGCCGCTGTGGCGCGTCCGGAATTTATCGCCGAGGCCGCGAGGCAATTCGGCTCGCAGTGCGTGGTCCTCGCCGTGGACGCACGTAGGGTGCCCGCCGATTCGCGCATCGATCTCGCCTCGGGTTTCGAGGTCACCACCCACGGCGGTCGCCGCGGCACCGGAATCGATGCCATTGAGTGGATGGCTCGCGCAGAAGAGGCCGGGGCGGGGGAGATCCTGTTGACGTCGATGGATGCGGACGGTACCAAGGCCGGCTTCGACACCGCCATGTTGGCAGCTGCCCGAGCTGCTGTGCGGGTTCCCCTGATCGCTTCCGGTGGCGCGGGGGAGCTGGATCATTTTTGCGGCGCGGTTGACGCCGGCGCGGATGCGGTGCTGGCCGCATCGGTGTTCCACTTCGGTAAATTCAGAATTCACCAGGTCAAGGACAGTCTCGATGCGCACGGCCTGACGGTGCGCCACACGCCGGTACCCGCACGATGA
- a CDS encoding Trp biosynthesis-associated membrane protein: MTPQLPHPADSGKPAPGEATSGAPKRAKPSSVALAITALVVGAALSAGSAAVSWVSATFADELQGKLDVTSKGPTALLPLSLAALASLGAVLASRGWLRRVIGGVIVVAGLILLWLGGRGLIDPASALRTDFARPVEAVGSPVSFILGPMMAVIGGLLVAVAGLLVVTGPAKKSAIGSRYERRSGTAKDVTMDQDLDGVAIWKALDAHQDPTADVAGLPQGDGDIPSGGR, from the coding sequence ATGACGCCGCAGCTGCCGCATCCGGCCGACTCTGGCAAGCCTGCACCGGGCGAAGCCACCTCCGGCGCCCCGAAGCGTGCAAAGCCATCCTCTGTTGCTCTGGCAATCACAGCCCTCGTCGTAGGCGCTGCGCTGAGTGCCGGTTCTGCCGCTGTGAGCTGGGTGTCGGCCACGTTTGCCGACGAGCTGCAGGGCAAATTGGACGTCACCAGCAAAGGGCCTACGGCGTTGCTGCCCCTCTCGCTGGCAGCACTTGCGTCGTTGGGAGCGGTGTTGGCCAGCCGCGGCTGGCTTCGCCGGGTAATCGGTGGAGTCATCGTGGTGGCCGGATTGATTCTCCTCTGGCTCGGAGGGCGCGGCCTCATCGATCCCGCGTCCGCGCTGCGCACCGATTTTGCTCGGCCGGTGGAGGCGGTCGGCTCGCCAGTGTCTTTCATCCTCGGCCCCATGATGGCGGTCATCGGAGGGCTGCTGGTGGCGGTTGCAGGTTTACTGGTGGTGACCGGCCCGGCAAAGAAATCGGCGATTGGCTCGCGGTACGAACGCAGATCTGGCACTGCCAAGGATGTGACTATGGACCAAGATTTGGACGGAGTGGCAATCTGGAAGGCGCTCGATGCGCATCAAGATCCCACCGCCGATGTCGCAGGGCTACCTCAAGGTGACGGCGACATCCCATCCGGTGGTCGGTAG
- a CDS encoding PaaX family transcriptional regulator C-terminal domain-containing protein has translation MDSRDPWMLVVFSVPEQHRQLRHQIRTELTWLGCGLLAPGVWVGPGHLAGETREVLKEKGLSEHVTIMLGDAPDPAMPLREAVLQWWDFEELSQRYDDFLNEFSPLSVHFGQRADEVFAQHLLVVHAWHGIPYLDPALPSELLPASYRGAAGVALFARLQELLGATAREHVHAVVGSAAQIETHHAATTMEPQ, from the coding sequence ATGGACTCGCGGGATCCGTGGATGTTGGTGGTGTTCTCGGTACCGGAGCAGCATCGGCAGCTGCGCCATCAAATCCGCACCGAGCTGACGTGGCTGGGTTGTGGCCTGCTCGCTCCGGGTGTGTGGGTGGGGCCGGGACATCTTGCGGGCGAAACCCGGGAGGTCCTGAAGGAGAAAGGACTTTCCGAGCACGTGACGATCATGCTCGGCGACGCCCCAGACCCTGCCATGCCACTGCGTGAGGCAGTTCTACAGTGGTGGGATTTCGAAGAATTGAGTCAGCGGTATGACGATTTCCTCAACGAATTTTCCCCGCTCTCCGTCCACTTCGGCCAGCGAGCTGACGAAGTCTTTGCCCAGCACCTGCTAGTCGTCCACGCCTGGCACGGGATTCCCTACCTCGACCCGGCGCTACCTTCGGAGCTGCTGCCAGCTTCCTACCGCGGGGCGGCTGGGGTCGCGTTGTTTGCCCGCTTACAAGAACTGCTCGGTGCCACCGCCCGAGAGCACGTCCACGCCGTCGTCGGTTCGGCGGCGCAGATCGAAACCCACCATGCAGCAACGACAATGGAGCCACAATGA
- a CDS encoding enoyl-CoA hydratase/isomerase family protein, producing MTGFVRLEILDAVGIIRLDRPPVNAINSAMHGELSAAVRAAAQNPEVRAVVVYGGERAFAAGADIKEMASKSAAEMSLYGGDLTGAVDALARLAKPVIAAVTGYALGGGCEIALAADFRVVAQDSVLGLPEITLGVIPGAGGTQRLPRIVGVTKAKEMIFGGRPVTGVEAVAIGLASRAVPADQVYSEALSWAQQLARGATAAIAAAKLAIDSGLDGDIATGLRIEAAVFAGLFATEDQKTGMRSFIESGPGKATFSGR from the coding sequence ATGACTGGATTTGTTCGCCTCGAGATCTTGGACGCTGTCGGCATCATTCGGTTGGATCGGCCCCCGGTTAACGCCATCAATTCCGCCATGCACGGCGAGCTATCCGCCGCCGTCAGAGCAGCCGCGCAGAATCCGGAAGTGCGGGCGGTGGTGGTGTACGGCGGTGAACGGGCGTTCGCGGCCGGCGCCGACATCAAGGAGATGGCGAGCAAGTCTGCCGCCGAGATGTCGCTGTACGGAGGCGATCTCACCGGCGCTGTTGACGCCCTGGCCAGGCTGGCCAAGCCCGTAATCGCGGCCGTTACCGGGTATGCGCTGGGCGGCGGGTGCGAGATTGCATTGGCCGCCGACTTCAGGGTTGTGGCGCAGGATTCGGTGCTGGGTCTGCCAGAAATTACTCTCGGTGTCATCCCTGGCGCCGGCGGGACCCAGCGCCTCCCGCGCATCGTGGGCGTTACCAAGGCGAAGGAGATGATCTTTGGCGGGCGGCCCGTCACAGGCGTGGAGGCTGTGGCAATTGGTCTTGCCTCCCGCGCGGTCCCTGCCGATCAGGTCTATTCCGAGGCGTTGTCGTGGGCGCAGCAGCTAGCTCGCGGCGCCACGGCAGCAATTGCTGCCGCAAAGCTGGCCATCGACAGCGGACTGGACGGCGATATTGCCACCGGTTTGCGGATCGAGGCCGCAGTATTTGCGGGCCTGTTTGCCACGGAGGATCAGAAAACGGGGATGCGGTCCTTCATCGAGAGCGGGCCCGGCAAAGCAACGTTCAGTGGTCGCTGA
- a CDS encoding RHS repeat protein — MAYSSLRTTVAWEFDAVGRPIAMTDTVGVTGWSYDVAGQVLSETNPVGAVVAHAYNAAGQETALTYPTGETVTTTFDNSGLPVAQRSPFGDLEYAFDDAGRLLRQDRSNGVDTTFGYDRAGRVTNITHQLPADPTPPALGPVAPCSGGNTAGGIAPGDYLAGWDVPTV, encoded by the coding sequence ATGGCATACTCATCGCTCCGAACGACGGTGGCGTGGGAGTTTGACGCTGTTGGTCGGCCGATTGCGATGACCGACACCGTGGGTGTCACCGGTTGGTCGTATGACGTTGCCGGTCAGGTTTTGTCGGAAACGAACCCCGTTGGGGCCGTTGTTGCGCATGCTTATAACGCGGCTGGGCAGGAAACGGCGTTGACGTATCCGACGGGTGAAACTGTGACCACCACGTTCGACAACTCTGGGTTGCCGGTGGCACAGAGGTCTCCGTTCGGGGATTTGGAGTACGCCTTCGACGACGCCGGCCGGTTGCTGAGGCAGGACCGTTCGAATGGGGTGGACACCACTTTTGGTTACGACAGGGCTGGTCGGGTCACCAACATCACCCATCAACTCCCCGCCGACCCCACACCACCTGCGTTGGGCCCTGTGGCCCCCTGCAGCGGTGGGAACACAGCTGGTGGGATCGCGCCGGGTGATTATTTGGCGGGGTGGGATGTTCCCACGGTGTAG
- a CDS encoding toxin C-terminal domain-containing protein yields the protein MGTNDKNFITQDIDIYNGGTWKMAKSVAALGSKTTRSGTYDYDLTYIGP from the coding sequence GTGGGGACAAACGACAAGAACTTCATTACGCAAGATATCGACATATATAACGGAGGTACGTGGAAGATGGCTAAAAGTGTTGCCGCTCTTGGAAGCAAGACCACGCGATCGGGAACTTACGACTACGACCTGACCTATATCGGGCCATGA